From Humibacter ginsenosidimutans, a single genomic window includes:
- a CDS encoding DUF6804 family protein, whose amino-acid sequence MSRPAAQPTYARLALLPGILGGIVLLASFALIGNSAWYIWVRFIVAILALIMCVFAVQGKSYWWLIGLVPVAVVFNPVWPLPIDDLWMRLLTLASTVVMIAAGVAIKVPVGEEKAGPQGRYGGRKAGSRGTQSAGSGRGRSKG is encoded by the coding sequence ATGTCTCGACCAGCCGCCCAACCCACGTACGCTCGCCTGGCCCTGCTGCCAGGCATCCTCGGCGGCATCGTGCTGCTGGCCTCGTTCGCCCTGATCGGCAACAGCGCCTGGTACATCTGGGTGCGCTTCATCGTCGCGATCCTCGCCCTCATCATGTGCGTCTTCGCCGTGCAGGGAAAGTCGTACTGGTGGCTGATCGGGCTGGTGCCGGTCGCGGTCGTCTTCAACCCGGTGTGGCCGCTGCCCATCGATGACCTGTGGATGCGCCTGCTCACGCTGGCCTCCACCGTCGTGATGATCGCAGCGGGTGTCGCCATCAAGGTGCCGGTCGGTGAGGAGAAGGCCGGCCCGCAGGGTCGCTACGGCGGTCGGAAGGCGGGGTCGCGCGGCACGCAGAGCGCAGGGTCGGGGCGAGGGCGCTCGAAGGGGTGA
- a CDS encoding aldehyde dehydrogenase family protein, which translates to MSFLDYAPAPESSAILDLKPSYGLFVDGEFVDGHGEGFHTISPATEETIAQIATADEHDVDLAVAAARRAYERVWSRMSGSDRGKYLFRIARLVQERARELAVAESLDNGKPIKESRDVDVPLVAAWFFYYAGWADKLDHAGLGPAPRALGVAGQVIPWNFPLLMLAWKIAPALAAGNTVVLKPAETTSLTALLFAEIVQQAGLPAGVVNIVTGAGETGRMLVNHPDVDKVAFTGSTAVGRQIARSIAGTGKKVTLELGGKAANIVFDDAPIDQAVEGIVNGIFFNQGHVCCAGSRLLVQESVHDEVVDRLKDRLSTLRLGDPLDKNTDIGAINSAEQLARIRELSDIGEDEGAEQWTADCVIPDSGFWFAPTIFDNVSTSSRIAREEIFGPVLSVLTFRTPDEAIAKANNTPYGLSAGIWTDKGSRMLAVADRLRAGVVWANTFNRFDPASPFGGYKESGYGREGGRHGLAAYLASGSSTARVAVPKQLASPAAAVTSERTRAVEPAPAKSTKPASRRTAKKGSAQ; encoded by the coding sequence ATGTCCTTCCTCGACTACGCTCCCGCGCCCGAGTCTTCAGCGATCCTCGACCTCAAGCCCTCCTACGGGCTGTTCGTCGACGGTGAGTTCGTGGACGGGCACGGCGAGGGCTTCCACACCATCTCTCCCGCCACCGAAGAGACGATCGCGCAGATCGCCACCGCAGACGAGCATGACGTCGACCTCGCCGTCGCGGCGGCCCGGCGCGCGTACGAGCGGGTGTGGTCGCGCATGAGCGGCTCCGACCGCGGCAAGTACCTGTTCCGCATCGCCCGGCTCGTGCAGGAGCGGGCACGGGAGCTCGCCGTGGCGGAGAGCCTCGACAACGGCAAGCCCATCAAGGAGAGCCGCGACGTCGACGTTCCCCTGGTCGCCGCCTGGTTCTTCTACTACGCGGGATGGGCCGACAAGCTCGATCACGCGGGCCTCGGTCCTGCTCCTCGCGCGCTCGGCGTCGCTGGCCAGGTCATCCCGTGGAACTTCCCGCTGCTCATGCTCGCGTGGAAGATCGCGCCGGCGCTGGCGGCAGGCAACACCGTCGTGCTCAAGCCGGCGGAGACGACTTCGCTCACCGCGCTGCTGTTCGCCGAGATCGTGCAGCAGGCGGGCCTGCCCGCCGGTGTCGTCAACATCGTCACCGGCGCAGGCGAGACCGGCAGGATGCTCGTGAACCACCCCGACGTCGACAAGGTCGCCTTCACCGGGTCCACCGCCGTCGGCAGGCAGATCGCCCGCTCGATCGCAGGCACCGGCAAGAAGGTCACGCTCGAGCTCGGCGGCAAGGCCGCGAACATCGTGTTCGACGATGCCCCGATCGATCAGGCCGTCGAGGGCATCGTGAACGGCATCTTCTTCAACCAGGGGCACGTGTGCTGCGCCGGCAGCAGGCTGCTCGTGCAGGAGAGCGTGCACGACGAGGTGGTCGACCGGCTGAAGGACCGGCTGAGCACGCTGCGCCTCGGCGACCCGCTCGACAAGAACACCGACATCGGTGCGATCAACTCGGCCGAGCAGCTGGCGCGCATCCGCGAACTCAGCGACATCGGGGAAGACGAGGGCGCCGAGCAGTGGACCGCCGACTGCGTCATCCCCGACAGCGGATTCTGGTTCGCGCCCACCATCTTCGACAACGTCTCCACCTCGAGTCGCATCGCGCGGGAGGAGATCTTCGGGCCGGTGCTCTCCGTGCTCACATTCCGTACCCCCGACGAGGCGATCGCCAAGGCCAACAACACGCCGTACGGACTCTCGGCCGGCATCTGGACCGACAAGGGGAGCCGCATGCTCGCCGTCGCGGACCGTCTGCGTGCCGGCGTGGTGTGGGCGAACACGTTCAACCGGTTCGACCCGGCATCGCCGTTCGGCGGCTACAAGGAATCCGGGTACGGCCGAGAGGGCGGGCGGCACGGGCTGGCCGCCTACCTGGCGAGCGGCTCGTCGACCGCTCGCGTCGCCGTGCCGAAGCAGCTCGCGTCGCCGGCCGCGGCCGTGACGTCCGAACGCACGCGAGCCGTGGAGCCGGCGCCGGCGAAGAGCACCAAGCCGGCGTCCCGACGCACAGCCAAGAAGGGATCAGCCCAGTGA
- a CDS encoding O-acetyl-ADP-ribose deacetylase, producing MRFEAVLGDITLQQVDAIVNAANSTLFGGGGVDGAIHRAGGPEILAACRALRETVYPDGLPTGDAVATTAGLLSAEHVIHTVGPVWSSLEDRTPLLAGAYARSLAVAGEVGAASIAFPAVSAGVYGWPMDDAARIAVATTLRNAPAVPGLGIVRYVLFSERALDAFSGMLSDATL from the coding sequence GTGCGCTTCGAGGCCGTGCTCGGGGACATCACTCTGCAGCAGGTCGACGCGATCGTGAACGCGGCGAACTCCACACTGTTCGGCGGCGGCGGAGTCGACGGCGCGATCCATCGTGCTGGCGGACCCGAGATCCTCGCCGCCTGCAGGGCGCTTCGCGAGACCGTGTATCCCGACGGGCTGCCGACCGGCGACGCGGTGGCGACGACGGCGGGGCTGCTGAGCGCAGAGCACGTGATCCACACGGTGGGACCGGTGTGGTCGTCGCTGGAAGACCGCACGCCGTTGCTCGCCGGCGCCTACGCGCGGTCGCTGGCGGTCGCCGGCGAGGTGGGCGCGGCATCCATCGCCTTCCCCGCGGTGTCGGCGGGCGTGTACGGCTGGCCGATGGACGATGCCGCCCGCATCGCCGTGGCCACGACGCTGCGGAACGCACCCGCCGTGCCCGGCCTGGGTATCGTGCGCTACGTGCTCTTCTCGGAGCGTGCGCTCGACGCCTTCAGCGGGATGCTCAGCGACGCGACCCTCTGA
- a CDS encoding GDSL-type esterase/lipase family protein — MSDEVLTVFVGDSITAGGRWEEWFPDERPRNLGVGGDTTDAVLTRLDEVIALDPHTVVLLIGTNDLAWRRSAEHIVRNIETILVTLRKELPSAQLLVQSVMPREAAYADTIKDINRHLWQFASTVRAQYLDLWPAMATSDDAIDPEYSDDSLHLTERGYDVWVSELRTALETLHNVAPTSRPILLPREHVKHRR, encoded by the coding sequence ATGTCCGACGAGGTCTTGACGGTCTTCGTGGGCGACAGCATCACCGCGGGCGGGCGCTGGGAGGAGTGGTTTCCCGACGAGCGGCCCCGCAACCTCGGCGTCGGCGGCGACACGACGGATGCCGTGCTCACCCGACTCGACGAGGTGATCGCGCTCGATCCGCACACCGTCGTGCTGCTGATCGGCACCAACGACCTGGCGTGGCGGCGTTCGGCGGAGCACATCGTGCGCAACATCGAGACCATCCTCGTGACGCTGCGCAAGGAGCTGCCCTCCGCTCAGCTGCTCGTGCAATCGGTCATGCCGCGCGAGGCGGCCTACGCCGACACCATCAAAGACATCAACAGGCACCTGTGGCAGTTCGCCTCGACGGTGCGCGCGCAGTACCTCGACCTCTGGCCGGCCATGGCCACCAGTGACGACGCGATCGACCCCGAGTACTCCGACGACTCCCTGCACCTGACCGAGCGCGGCTACGACGTGTGGGTCTCCGAGCTGCGCACCGCACTGGAGACGCTGCACAACGTGGCACCCACCAGCAGGCCCATCCTGCTGCCGCGCGAACACGTCAAGCACCGCAGGTGA
- a CDS encoding DEAD/DEAH box helicase — protein MPHNGDRTAQASRRSGARHSNNDGLIPVLARRVREVEAKAGTGKKLGPTNRTKFQVIALLMREERARAKSDAALSDAARAEQLKRLDGIATILAKTAARDTSLIALLESTSTPSPAAQKMRRDWLLESGAELEPDDLIITTEVPKPKQDVLLSPELAQKQVMPQSVRARQLSNPFLAPDFALAQQSSPSPRRRLDSWELLGPLFKSFEYGSGGQAASMELPPAPKIDRYSPPGMELMKHQAKFVESVRLGHRSFLLADEPGLGKTAQSVLAASVAGAYPLLAVVPNVVKMNWAREVQRWTPHRRATVIHGDGEGLDAFADVVIVNYEVLDRHLSWLSELGFRGMVVDEAHFIKNLHSQRSRYVLGLADAIRHSVSDPLLMALTGTPLINDIDDFRAIWQFLGWIDGTKPTAELMSRLDETELTPADPGFYTAARGAVIDMGIVRRKKIDVAADLPSRRVVDLPVELDDELGRSVKAAERELAARLVQRYRRAFAAGVGESFAGDDDERREHLIRIVAHAELEESKGQKTGENVFTMVRKIGQAKASLAADYAAQLARSVGKVVFFAKHIDVMDQAEEAFASRELRSVSIRGDQTAIARQREIDAFNNDPGVSVAVCSLTAAGVGLNLQAASNVVLAELSWTAAEQTQAIDRVHRIGQEEPVTAWRIIAAQTIDAKIAELIDSKQSLALRALDGVDIEPGSADSVQLDALISLLRDAL, from the coding sequence ATGCCGCACAACGGCGATCGCACCGCTCAGGCCAGCCGCCGTTCCGGCGCCCGCCATTCCAACAACGACGGGCTCATCCCGGTGCTCGCGCGCCGAGTGCGCGAGGTCGAGGCCAAGGCGGGAACGGGAAAGAAGCTCGGGCCGACCAACCGCACCAAGTTCCAGGTGATCGCGCTGCTCATGCGCGAGGAGCGCGCGCGTGCGAAGTCGGATGCCGCGCTCAGCGATGCGGCGCGCGCAGAGCAGCTCAAGCGGCTCGACGGCATCGCGACCATCCTCGCGAAGACCGCGGCACGCGACACCTCGCTGATCGCCCTGCTCGAGTCGACGTCCACGCCGAGTCCCGCTGCGCAGAAGATGCGCAGGGACTGGCTTCTCGAGTCGGGCGCCGAGCTCGAGCCAGACGACCTCATCATCACGACCGAGGTGCCGAAGCCGAAGCAAGACGTTCTGCTCTCGCCCGAGCTGGCCCAGAAGCAGGTGATGCCGCAGTCCGTGCGCGCCCGCCAGCTGTCGAACCCGTTCCTCGCCCCCGACTTCGCGCTCGCGCAGCAGTCGTCTCCGTCGCCCCGTCGGCGCCTCGACTCGTGGGAGCTGCTCGGCCCGCTGTTCAAGTCGTTCGAATACGGCTCGGGCGGTCAGGCGGCCAGCATGGAGCTGCCGCCCGCGCCGAAGATCGACAGATACTCGCCTCCCGGCATGGAGCTCATGAAGCACCAGGCGAAGTTCGTGGAGTCGGTGCGCCTCGGGCACCGCAGCTTCCTCCTCGCCGACGAGCCGGGACTCGGCAAGACGGCGCAGTCGGTGCTCGCTGCGTCCGTCGCCGGCGCGTACCCGCTGCTCGCCGTGGTGCCCAACGTCGTGAAGATGAACTGGGCGCGGGAGGTGCAGCGGTGGACGCCGCATCGCAGGGCCACGGTCATCCACGGCGACGGCGAGGGGCTGGATGCCTTCGCCGACGTCGTCATCGTCAACTACGAGGTGCTCGACCGACATCTCTCCTGGCTGTCGGAGCTCGGTTTCCGCGGCATGGTGGTCGACGAGGCGCACTTCATCAAGAACCTGCACTCGCAGCGGTCGCGCTACGTGCTGGGGCTTGCGGATGCCATCCGCCACTCGGTCTCGGACCCGCTGCTCATGGCGCTGACCGGCACGCCGCTCATCAACGACATCGACGACTTCCGTGCGATCTGGCAGTTCCTCGGCTGGATCGACGGCACCAAGCCGACGGCCGAGCTGATGAGCAGGCTGGATGAGACGGAGCTCACGCCCGCAGACCCCGGCTTCTACACCGCGGCCAGGGGTGCCGTGATCGACATGGGCATCGTGCGCCGCAAGAAGATCGACGTCGCCGCCGACCTGCCGTCGCGGCGGGTGGTCGACCTGCCCGTCGAACTCGACGACGAGCTCGGCCGCTCCGTCAAGGCGGCGGAGCGCGAACTCGCCGCCCGCCTCGTGCAGCGCTACCGCAGGGCCTTCGCCGCCGGAGTGGGCGAATCGTTCGCCGGCGACGACGACGAACGTCGCGAGCACCTCATCCGCATCGTCGCGCACGCCGAGCTCGAAGAGTCGAAGGGTCAGAAGACCGGCGAGAACGTCTTCACCATGGTGCGCAAGATCGGCCAGGCGAAGGCGTCGCTCGCGGCCGACTACGCCGCCCAGCTCGCGCGCTCGGTGGGCAAGGTGGTGTTCTTCGCCAAGCACATCGACGTGATGGATCAGGCTGAAGAGGCGTTCGCGTCGCGCGAGCTGCGTTCGGTGTCGATCCGCGGCGACCAGACCGCGATCGCGCGCCAGCGGGAGATCGACGCGTTCAACAACGATCCAGGGGTGTCGGTGGCCGTGTGCTCGCTCACGGCCGCGGGCGTCGGACTCAACCTGCAGGCGGCATCCAACGTGGTGCTCGCCGAGCTGAGCTGGACGGCCGCCGAGCAGACCCAGGCCATCGACCGCGTGCACCGCATCGGTCAGGAGGAGCCGGTCACGGCATGGCGCATCATCGCTGCGCAGACCATCGACGCGAAGATCGCCGAGCTCATCGACTCCAAGCAGTCGCTGGCACTGCGCGCTCTCGACGGCGTCGACATCGAGCCGGGATCCGCCGACTCCGTGCAGCTCGACGCGCTCATCTCGCTGCTGCGCGACGCGTTGTAG
- a CDS encoding CYTH domain-containing protein: MSKHGTTSIEIERKYDVTGEAGEPAFVGVGPIAVIEVPEIRELDAVYYDTADLSLAHAHVALRRREGGPDAGWHIKRDAGEGRTEQHWALGEDDRDENGTGAGGGGRASVPEWVADEVRELIGDGELHPVARVRNHRVVSRLLDAAGYPVAEFCDDHVTGENLGTGGAETWREWEVELSAAAPDSRRGRTELLDGLEAAVLAAGAAPASSSSKLERALRAG, encoded by the coding sequence ATGAGCAAGCACGGCACGACGAGCATCGAGATCGAGCGCAAGTACGACGTCACGGGCGAGGCGGGCGAGCCGGCCTTCGTGGGGGTCGGGCCGATCGCGGTGATCGAAGTGCCGGAGATCCGGGAACTGGATGCCGTCTACTACGACACCGCTGACCTCTCCCTTGCGCACGCCCACGTCGCGCTGCGCCGCAGGGAAGGCGGACCCGACGCGGGGTGGCACATCAAGCGCGACGCGGGCGAAGGTCGCACGGAGCAGCACTGGGCCCTGGGCGAGGACGACCGCGACGAGAACGGGACGGGCGCAGGCGGGGGCGGTCGGGCATCCGTTCCCGAATGGGTCGCCGACGAGGTGCGCGAACTGATCGGCGACGGCGAGCTGCATCCCGTCGCCAGGGTGCGCAACCACCGGGTGGTGAGCCGGCTGCTGGATGCCGCCGGCTACCCGGTCGCGGAGTTCTGCGATGATCACGTGACCGGCGAGAACCTCGGCACGGGCGGCGCGGAGACCTGGCGGGAGTGGGAGGTCGAACTGTCGGCGGCAGCACCCGACAGCCGGCGAGGGCGCACCGAACTGCTCGACGGGCTCGAAGCGGCCGTGCTGGCAGCGGGTGCGGCGCCTGCGTCGAGCTCCTCCAAGCTGGAACGTGCGCTGCGCGCGGGATGA
- a CDS encoding metal-sensitive transcriptional regulator — protein MIDDIKKRALHRTRILAGQLRGLEKMIENEDYCVDILTQSLAIQKSLGSLNKLLVENHLRTHVTAQFEAGGDERERAVAELVHLFELSNNRS, from the coding sequence GTGATCGACGACATCAAGAAGCGTGCGCTGCACCGCACCCGCATCCTCGCCGGGCAGCTGCGGGGTCTCGAGAAGATGATCGAGAACGAGGACTACTGCGTCGACATCCTCACGCAGTCGCTCGCGATCCAGAAGTCGCTCGGGTCGCTCAACAAGCTGCTCGTGGAGAACCACCTGCGCACCCACGTGACGGCCCAGTTCGAGGCGGGCGGCGACGAGCGCGAGCGCGCCGTCGCCGAGCTCGTGCACCTTTTCGAGCTCTCCAACAACCGGTCCTGA
- a CDS encoding aldehyde dehydrogenase family protein, with product MTRLAVPKTYKLFIGGAFPRSESGRSYEVVAADGGFLANAAKASRKDARDAVVAARKAVSGWSGATAYNRGQVLYRVAELMEGRRAQFVAEVQTSEGLSARDAAAQVDDAIDTWVWYAGWADKFVQVAGNANAVAGPFFNISVPEPTGVVAAIAPQGGSSLLGFVAVVAPALVTGNAVVVVADERHPLSAVSLAEVLATSDVPGGVVNVLTGSAAEIAPWLASHADVNALDLTGAESIDWVDLQIAAAETLKRVVPPTGGGFDTRSLDRIVAFTETKTVWHTKSMR from the coding sequence GTGACCCGCCTCGCCGTACCCAAGACCTACAAGCTGTTCATCGGCGGCGCCTTCCCGCGCAGCGAGTCCGGTCGCAGTTACGAGGTCGTCGCCGCCGACGGCGGGTTCCTCGCCAACGCGGCCAAGGCGTCCCGCAAAGACGCGCGGGATGCCGTCGTCGCCGCCCGCAAGGCCGTGTCGGGGTGGTCGGGCGCGACCGCCTACAACCGCGGTCAGGTGCTGTACCGGGTGGCCGAGCTCATGGAGGGCAGGCGCGCGCAGTTCGTGGCGGAGGTGCAGACATCCGAGGGTCTCTCGGCCAGGGATGCCGCGGCGCAGGTCGACGACGCCATCGACACGTGGGTCTGGTACGCCGGCTGGGCCGACAAGTTCGTTCAAGTGGCCGGCAACGCCAACGCGGTCGCCGGACCGTTCTTCAACATCTCGGTGCCCGAGCCGACGGGTGTTGTCGCCGCGATCGCGCCACAGGGCGGGTCGTCTCTGCTGGGCTTCGTCGCCGTGGTCGCGCCCGCGCTGGTCACGGGCAACGCGGTGGTCGTGGTCGCCGACGAGCGGCATCCGTTGTCGGCCGTCTCGCTCGCCGAGGTTCTGGCCACGAGCGACGTTCCAGGGGGAGTGGTCAACGTGCTCACGGGCTCAGCCGCGGAGATCGCGCCGTGGCTGGCGTCGCACGCCGACGTGAACGCACTCGACCTCACCGGAGCCGAGTCGATCGACTGGGTCGACCTGCAGATCGCGGCCGCCGAGACGCTGAAGCGTGTGGTCCCTCCGACAGGCGGCGGATTCGACACCAGGTCGCTCGATCGCATCGTCGCGTTCACCGAGACGAAGACGGTCTGGCACACCAAGAGCATGCGCTGA
- the deoC gene encoding deoxyribose-phosphate aldolase, which yields MTLDLARTVVGSELTERNLRGFVLGLPGVDAVGLDQRAAALATRSIKTSSKKQALDTIVSLIDLTTLEGADTPGKVRSLAAKAVLPDPSDPTCPQVAAVCVYGDLVPVAVEALGAHHAGSGGSISVAAVATAFPSGRASLRVKLADTADAVAAGADDIDMVIDRGAFLAGRYGEVFDEIVAVKEACRRPDGTSAHLKVILETGELATYDNVRRASWLANLAGADFIKTSTGKVSPAATLPVTLLMLEVVRDWHRLTGELVGVKPAGGIRSSKDAVRYLVTVAETAGERWLDPRLFRFGASSLLNDVLLQRQKLATGHYSGPDYVTID from the coding sequence ATGACCCTCGACCTCGCACGCACCGTCGTCGGCAGCGAGCTGACGGAGCGCAACCTGCGCGGATTCGTCCTCGGGCTTCCGGGAGTGGATGCCGTCGGCCTCGATCAGCGCGCCGCCGCGCTCGCCACCCGCTCCATCAAGACCTCGTCGAAGAAGCAGGCGCTCGACACGATCGTCTCGCTCATCGACCTCACGACCCTCGAAGGCGCCGACACACCGGGCAAGGTGCGCTCGCTGGCGGCCAAGGCCGTGCTTCCGGACCCGTCGGACCCGACCTGCCCGCAGGTCGCAGCGGTGTGCGTCTACGGCGACCTCGTGCCGGTGGCCGTCGAGGCGCTCGGAGCACACCACGCCGGAAGCGGCGGCAGCATCTCGGTCGCGGCCGTCGCCACGGCCTTCCCGAGCGGCCGAGCGTCGCTGCGCGTCAAACTGGCCGACACCGCAGACGCGGTCGCCGCGGGTGCGGACGACATCGACATGGTCATCGATCGCGGGGCGTTCCTGGCCGGCCGATACGGCGAGGTGTTCGACGAGATCGTCGCGGTCAAAGAGGCGTGCCGCCGTCCGGACGGCACCAGCGCCCACCTCAAGGTCATCCTCGAGACGGGTGAGCTGGCCACCTACGACAACGTGCGGCGGGCATCCTGGCTGGCCAACCTCGCCGGGGCCGACTTCATCAAGACGTCGACAGGCAAGGTGTCGCCGGCTGCGACCCTGCCGGTCACGCTGCTCATGCTCGAGGTGGTGCGCGACTGGCACCGCCTGACCGGCGAGCTCGTCGGCGTGAAGCCGGCGGGCGGCATCCGTTCGTCGAAGGATGCCGTGCGCTACCTGGTGACGGTCGCCGAGACCGCTGGCGAGCGCTGGCTCGACCCGCGGCTGTTCCGCTTCGGTGCGTCGAGTCTGCTCAACGACGTGCTGCTGCAGCGCCAGAAGCTGGCCACCGGGCACTATTCCGGCCCCGACTACGTGACGATCGACTGA
- a CDS encoding 6-phosphofructokinase — MKIGILTSGGDCPGLNAVIRGAVLKGDRVYGDEFVGFRYGWRGVVEGDMVPLDRHTVRGLSRQGGTILGSSRTNPFEGEGGGPENIQRMMDVNGIDAMIAIGGEGTLTAARRLVDEGGINVIGVPKTIDNDLAATDYSFGFDTAVEIATEAIDRLRTTAESHQRCMIVEVMGRHVGWIALHSGMAGGAHAILIPERPQSIEQICEWVLHVRDRGRAPVVVVSEGFHLDTMEEAHSHKGLDAFNRPRLGGIGELLAPMIEERTGIESRATVIGHIQRGGVPSAYDRVLATRLGIAAVDAAQTRQWGSMVSLKGTDVEIVSIADATGGLNTVPDYRYDEAAVLFG, encoded by the coding sequence ATGAAAATCGGCATCCTCACGTCCGGCGGCGACTGCCCCGGCCTGAACGCAGTCATCCGCGGAGCCGTGCTGAAGGGCGACCGCGTCTACGGTGACGAGTTCGTCGGGTTCCGCTACGGCTGGCGTGGCGTCGTCGAGGGCGACATGGTGCCGCTCGACCGGCACACCGTGCGCGGCCTTTCCAGGCAGGGCGGAACCATCCTCGGCTCCAGTCGCACCAATCCCTTCGAGGGCGAGGGCGGCGGTCCCGAGAACATCCAGCGCATGATGGACGTCAACGGCATCGACGCCATGATCGCCATCGGCGGCGAGGGCACCCTCACCGCGGCCCGTCGCCTGGTCGACGAGGGCGGCATCAACGTGATCGGCGTGCCGAAGACCATCGACAACGACCTCGCCGCCACCGACTACTCCTTCGGTTTCGACACCGCCGTCGAGATCGCCACCGAGGCCATCGACCGGCTGCGCACCACGGCAGAGTCGCACCAGCGTTGCATGATCGTCGAGGTCATGGGCCGTCACGTCGGCTGGATCGCCCTGCACTCCGGCATGGCGGGCGGCGCGCACGCCATCCTGATCCCCGAGCGTCCGCAGTCGATCGAGCAGATCTGCGAGTGGGTGCTGCACGTGCGCGACCGCGGGCGCGCGCCCGTCGTCGTGGTCTCCGAGGGCTTCCATCTCGACACCATGGAAGAGGCGCACTCGCACAAGGGCCTCGACGCGTTCAATCGCCCGCGGCTCGGCGGCATCGGCGAGCTGCTCGCGCCGATGATCGAGGAGCGCACCGGCATCGAGTCGCGTGCAACCGTCATCGGCCACATCCAGCGCGGAGGCGTGCCCAGCGCCTACGACCGAGTGCTCGCCACCCGACTCGGCATCGCCGCGGTCGACGCCGCGCAGACCAGACAGTGGGGCTCGATGGTCTCGCTGAAGGGCACCGACGTCGAGATCGTGTCGATCGCCGACGCCACCGGCGGTCTCAACACCGTGCCCGACTACCGCTACGACGAAGCGGCAGTGCTGTTTGGCTGA
- a CDS encoding DUF2087 domain-containing protein: protein MSESWRPVVAALADDDVRVVYSRLVLGEGIEDAMGGVPAKKRERVLRSLRNAGLVANVENSGASVAAAPFAGILAASPVQKAEGVEKFLKDGRIDRYPMGAAERHALLLHVAEHAFRPGEELSEAQVNERLRVFTDDHVTARRYLVDVGILERTRSGTSYALSPQRAEPIVTE, encoded by the coding sequence GTGAGCGAATCCTGGCGACCGGTGGTCGCGGCGCTCGCCGACGACGATGTTCGTGTCGTGTACAGCCGGCTGGTGCTGGGGGAGGGCATCGAGGATGCCATGGGCGGCGTGCCCGCGAAGAAGCGCGAGCGGGTGCTCCGCTCGCTGCGGAACGCCGGGCTCGTGGCGAACGTCGAGAACAGCGGAGCGAGCGTGGCGGCGGCGCCGTTCGCAGGCATCCTCGCCGCCTCACCTGTGCAGAAGGCGGAGGGCGTCGAGAAGTTCCTCAAAGACGGGCGCATCGACCGGTATCCGATGGGCGCGGCAGAGCGGCATGCGCTCTTGCTGCACGTGGCGGAGCATGCCTTCCGACCCGGTGAAGAGCTCAGCGAGGCCCAGGTGAACGAGCGGCTTCGCGTGTTCACCGACGACCACGTGACGGCCAGGCGCTATCTCGTCGACGTCGGCATTCTCGAGCGCACCCGCTCGGGTACCTCGTACGCGCTCAGTCCGCAGCGAGCGGAGCCCATCGTCACCGAGTGA
- a CDS encoding DUF488 domain-containing protein: protein MPVAIKRVYEAASDDDGYRVLVDRIWPRGVSKAAAHLDEWDKEVAPSTELREWFGHDPAKFDGFRERYLAELHGNPDIARLRELAESRTMTLVYSAHDEQHNQAVVLREALDGAI from the coding sequence ATGCCGGTGGCGATCAAGCGGGTCTATGAGGCGGCGTCAGACGACGACGGCTACCGAGTTCTGGTCGATCGCATCTGGCCGCGCGGTGTGAGCAAGGCGGCTGCGCACCTCGACGAGTGGGACAAAGAGGTCGCGCCCAGCACAGAGCTGCGCGAATGGTTCGGGCACGATCCGGCGAAGTTCGACGGCTTCCGCGAGCGCTACCTCGCCGAGTTGCACGGCAACCCCGACATCGCCCGGCTCCGTGAGCTCGCCGAGAGCCGCACCATGACGCTCGTCTACTCGGCGCACGACGAACAGCACAACCAGGCCGTCGTGCTGCGCGAGGCGCTCGACGGCGCGATCTGA
- a CDS encoding VOC family protein — protein MSDFYNAIELSPVPAPGPDAVAPEPFHGIYGMPVFVTIPTPDLAASLEFWTRGLGFFELFSVPGRLVHLRRWAFQDVLLVPAATESGGLPALSVGFACVLNQLDAVVTACRTVGGGTVSDPHDTPWNTRDVEIITPEKARVVFTAAKELDA, from the coding sequence ATGAGCGATTTCTACAACGCGATCGAACTGAGCCCCGTGCCAGCACCCGGTCCCGACGCCGTGGCGCCGGAGCCGTTCCACGGCATCTATGGGATGCCGGTGTTCGTCACGATCCCGACGCCCGACCTTGCGGCATCCCTCGAGTTCTGGACGCGCGGGCTGGGGTTCTTCGAACTGTTCAGCGTTCCTGGGCGACTCGTGCACCTTCGTCGCTGGGCCTTCCAGGACGTGCTCCTGGTGCCGGCCGCGACGGAATCCGGTGGGCTGCCCGCGCTCAGCGTCGGCTTCGCGTGCGTGTTGAACCAGCTCGACGCCGTCGTCACGGCATGTCGCACCGTCGGCGGGGGGACCGTGAGCGATCCGCACGACACACCGTGGAACACACGAGACGTCGAGATCATCACCCCCGAGAAGGCGCGAGTCGTCTTCACCGCGGCGAAGGAGCTCGACGCGTAG